A stretch of the Staphylococcus sp. NRL 16/872 genome encodes the following:
- the rpsB gene encoding 30S ribosomal protein S2: MAVISMKQLLEAGVHFGHQTRRWNPKMKKYIFTERNGIYIIDLQKTVKKVEEAYNFLKQVSEDGGKVLFVGTKKQAQESVKAEAERAGQFYVNQRWLGGILTNYKTISKRIKRISEIEKMEEDGLFEVLPKKEVVELKKEYDRLIKFLGGIRDMKSMPQALFVVDPRKERNAIAEARKLNIPIVGIVDTNCDPDEIDYVIPANDDAIRAVKLLTGKMADAVLEGQQGISNDEVAAEQNIDLDEKEQSQEAESTEENTTVESN, from the coding sequence ATGGCAGTAATTTCAATGAAACAATTACTAGAAGCCGGTGTTCACTTCGGTCACCAAACACGCCGTTGGAACCCAAAAATGAAAAAATATATCTTCACTGAAAGAAATGGTATCTATATCATTGACTTACAAAAAACAGTGAAAAAAGTTGAAGAAGCTTACAATTTCTTAAAACAAGTATCAGAAGATGGCGGTAAAGTCTTATTCGTAGGTACTAAAAAACAAGCACAAGAATCAGTTAAAGCTGAAGCTGAACGTGCTGGACAATTCTACGTTAACCAAAGATGGTTAGGCGGAATTTTAACTAACTACAAAACAATTTCTAAACGTATTAAACGTATTTCTGAAATCGAAAAAATGGAAGAAGACGGTTTATTCGAAGTATTACCTAAAAAAGAAGTTGTTGAACTTAAAAAAGAATATGACCGTTTAATCAAATTCTTAGGCGGTATTCGTGATATGAAATCTATGCCTCAAGCATTATTCGTTGTTGACCCTCGTAAAGAGCGCAACGCAATTGCTGAAGCACGTAAATTAAATATCCCAATCGTTGGTATTGTTGACACTAACTGTGATCCAGATGAAATTGATTACGTTATCCCAGCGAACGATGATGCTATCCGTGCCGTTAAATTATTAACTGGTAAAATGGCAGACGCTGTCTTAGAAGGTCAACAAGGTATTTCTAACGATGAAGTAGCTGCAGAACAAAACATCGATTTAGATGAAAAAGAACAATCTCAAGAAGCAGAATCAACTGAAGAAAATACTACTGTTGAATCAAACTAA
- the codY gene encoding GTP-sensing pleiotropic transcriptional regulator CodY has protein sequence MSLLSKTRELNTLLQKHKGIAVDFKDVAQTISNVTVTNVFIVSRRGKILGSSLNELLKSERISDMLESKHIPSEYTELLMDVKQTESNIKIDNELTVFPPEDKEAFINSRTTVFPILGGGERLGTLVLGRIEDDFNENDLVLGEYAATVIGMEILREKHNEVEKEARDKAAITMAINSLSYSEKEAIEHIFEELGGNEGLLIASKVADRVGITRSVIVNALRKLESAGVIESRSLGMKGTFIKVKKEKFLDELERNK, from the coding sequence ATGAGCTTATTATCTAAAACGAGAGAATTAAATACGTTATTACAAAAACATAAAGGTATAGCTGTAGACTTTAAAGATGTTGCGCAAACAATTAGTAACGTAACAGTGACAAACGTGTTTATTGTGTCACGTAGAGGAAAAATCTTAGGATCAAGTTTAAATGAACTTTTAAAAAGTGAAAGAATTAGCGATATGTTAGAAAGCAAACATATTCCAAGCGAATACACTGAATTATTAATGGATGTTAAACAAACAGAATCTAATATCAAAATTGACAATGAATTAACTGTTTTCCCACCTGAAGATAAAGAGGCTTTCATTAATAGCCGTACGACTGTTTTTCCAATTTTAGGTGGAGGAGAACGTCTAGGAACATTAGTGTTGGGACGTATAGAAGATGACTTCAATGAAAATGATTTAGTTTTAGGTGAATATGCAGCTACGGTTATCGGTATGGAAATTCTTCGTGAAAAACACAACGAAGTAGAAAAAGAAGCACGAGATAAAGCAGCTATCACAATGGCGATTAATTCTCTTTCTTATTCTGAAAAAGAAGCGATTGAACACATCTTTGAAGAATTAGGTGGTAATGAAGGATTATTAATTGCATCTAAAGTTGCCGATAGAGTAGGTATCACTCGTTCAGTAATCGTAAATGCTTTACGTAAATTAGAAAGTGCAGGCGTAATTGAATCTCGATCGTTAGGTATGAAAGGTACGTTTATTAAAGTTAAGAAAGAAAAATTCTTAGACGAATTAGAACGCAATAAATAG